Proteins encoded in a region of the Inquilinus sp. KBS0705 genome:
- a CDS encoding DUF2809 domain-containing protein — MFQFHIKYFFLTILLFITEVYIGVYVHDNYIRPFGGDFLVVILMYCFIKSFTNIRVLTAALVVLVISFIVEGLQYLHLVSLLGLQNSKPARMILGTFFSWTDILVYILGILLVLFIEWINNPRVFNSKPVFKR, encoded by the coding sequence ATGTTCCAATTCCACATCAAATATTTTTTCCTTACCATTCTATTGTTCATTACCGAGGTTTATATTGGCGTGTATGTACATGATAATTATATACGCCCGTTTGGAGGCGATTTTTTAGTAGTGATATTAATGTATTGCTTTATAAAAAGCTTCACCAACATCCGTGTACTTACGGCTGCTTTAGTAGTGTTAGTTATATCCTTTATTGTTGAAGGATTACAATACCTGCACTTGGTTAGTTTATTGGGGTTGCAAAATTCAAAACCTGCCAGGATGATATTAGGCACCTTTTTTTCGTGGACGGATATTTTGGTTTACATTTTAGGTATCTTGTTGGTGCTGTTTATCGAATGGATAAATAATCCGAGGGTATTTAACAGTAAACCGGTTTTTAAACGTTAA
- a CDS encoding DUF2236 domain-containing protein, with product MQQFVAKNSIVRTIWGKADTVLFIFAGSAAEFALNKAVDWLYFTGKLPADPLGRLFSTVTYARQIIFSELDDALKAIDKITAIHQSVENARGAQIPDWAYRDVLFMLIDYSIRSFELLERKLTEAEKQDVFDVFYRVGDRMGLKGLPLTYMDWVIMRAGHLENNLLKSDFTTDLYKQYKKHLGAIRYSLLLQVQAIVTPKIVSHMLAIDKRVWIRPVLAGYKLSRALKIDSVLKGALLPAEYKSQIKGLDVN from the coding sequence ATGCAACAATTTGTAGCCAAAAATTCAATTGTGCGTACCATTTGGGGTAAGGCCGATACAGTGCTGTTTATTTTTGCAGGCTCGGCCGCCGAGTTTGCCTTAAACAAGGCGGTAGACTGGTTATATTTTACCGGTAAACTACCTGCCGACCCGCTGGGCAGGCTGTTCTCTACGGTTACCTACGCCCGGCAGATCATCTTCTCAGAACTTGACGACGCCTTAAAAGCCATTGATAAAATTACCGCCATACACCAATCAGTTGAAAATGCCCGTGGCGCGCAAATACCCGACTGGGCTTACCGCGATGTGTTGTTCATGCTGATAGATTACTCTATCCGGTCATTCGAGTTGCTGGAGCGTAAACTTACCGAAGCCGAAAAGCAGGATGTGTTTGATGTTTTTTATCGTGTCGGCGATCGTATGGGCCTGAAAGGCCTCCCGCTTACCTATATGGATTGGGTAATAATGCGCGCCGGTCACCTGGAAAACAACCTGCTGAAAAGCGATTTCACAACCGACCTGTACAAGCAGTATAAAAAGCACCTCGGTGCCATTCGTTATAGCCTATTGTTACAGGTACAAGCTATTGTTACCCCAAAAATTGTAAGCCATATGCTGGCAATTGATAAAAGAGTGTGGATTAGGCCCGTTTTAGCGGGCTATAAATTAAGCCGGGCATTAAAAATTGATAGTGTTTTAAAAGGCGCTTTACTGCCTGCAGAATATAAATCACAAATTAAGGGTTTAGATGTTAATTGA
- a CDS encoding helix-turn-helix transcriptional regulator, whose product MIFFIKNMVCLSCQMVVKHELEKLDLTLYIVESGKVEILEPISIDKIQKFKEALVRSGLELIDNRKDILIEKIIHVITEMIDYSNYDLNTTFSYYLSKKLNLDYTYLANVFSEVKGTTIEQYIISTKIQRVKQLICHKELNMTEISWKLHYSSVAHLSTQFKKITGITPSQFKHIECNSQLLPQMCEL is encoded by the coding sequence ATGATATTTTTTATAAAAAACATGGTGTGCCTTAGTTGCCAAATGGTAGTGAAGCACGAACTGGAAAAACTTGACCTAACCTTATATATAGTTGAGTCGGGAAAGGTTGAAATATTAGAACCTATCTCGATAGATAAAATACAAAAATTTAAAGAGGCATTGGTACGTTCGGGCTTAGAGTTGATAGATAACCGTAAAGATATTCTGATAGAAAAGATCATACATGTAATAACAGAAATGATAGATTACTCTAACTATGATCTGAATACTACCTTCTCGTACTACTTAAGTAAAAAACTAAACCTTGATTATACTTATTTAGCCAATGTTTTTTCGGAAGTAAAGGGTACTACCATAGAGCAGTATATTATTTCAACTAAAATACAAAGGGTAAAGCAGCTTATTTGCCACAAAGAGCTTAACATGACCGAGATATCCTGGAAACTGCACTATAGTAGTGTGGCCCACTTGTCTACCCAATTTAAAAAAATAACCGGCATCACTCCATCACAGTTCAAGCACATTGAATGCAATAGCCAGTTACTACCTCAAATGTGTGAATTATAG